In Bacillus rossius redtenbacheri isolate Brsri chromosome 9 unlocalized genomic scaffold, Brsri_v3 Brsri_v3_scf9_2, whole genome shotgun sequence, one DNA window encodes the following:
- the LOC134542854 gene encoding peroxidase-like yields MTITRWRLAAAAALTVQTVLLCAGGGACLQLAPPVASPDIECALLLDRPGTTSAFDYNLNLLRGMFGYGGPHTCITYDAVNHAYIQARKRINVAQPNTHMWAPEEIATVGELLLDISTQLAKIYGLSYEEIEKALPLIDTSKTLIREVCPPFLANVECRPGKYRRYDGLCTNLQHPTWGAKNTPFTRLIGPLFADGMNAPRISVTGNPLPPARVVSRTVHPDDGYHDHAGTVMVVAWGQFMDHDYTLTATPLDPHNRNEPEECCNRPPHLKNPYCMEIDVPEDDYFYSLFKLRCQDFVRGFSAVRPGCRLGSRTPFNTLPGVIDGNTVYGASEKFAKFLRTGYGGLLRMNPVFAEYGLKDLLPLKLDIPDEGCTRPNKSMYCFDGGEIRVNEQLVLTCMHTLMAREHNRVATALGQINPHWDDETIYQEARRITIAEIQHITYNEFLPILLGKEVMDKFGLLLQKQGYWDGYDPNVNPNVIDAFAAAAFRFGHSLLPTAVERWSKAHKFIASKRLSDLIRQPYDLYRAGVLDEYFMGLMNQVAQAMDDSITQEVTSHLFKKPGARFGMDLVAFNMQRGRDFGLPGYMEFRKFCGLSGADNFNDLFGTMSNTTINRYDSIYVHPSDVDLWSGGVSERPLPGSMLGPTFACIIATQFSYSRRGDRFWYELPNQPSSFTPEQLQEIRKLKLSRVICDNTDLIDTIQVYPMVLPDHEINPRVPCRSGILPSIDLTKWAESPAGPALLLDQLGKKKKK; encoded by the exons gTGGCGCCTCGCGGCGGCCGCGGCGTTGACGGTGCAGACGGTGCTGCTATGCGCGGGCGGCGGCGCCTGTCTGCAGCTGGCCCCGCCCGTGGCCTCGCCCGACATAGAGTGCGCCTTGCTCTTGGACCGCCCCGGCACGACCAGCGCCTTCGACTACAACCTGAACCTGCTGCGCGGCATGTT TGGCTATGGAGGACCACACACTTGTATCACGTATGATGCTGTGAACCATGCCTATATCCAAGCGAGGAAAAGAATTA ATGTCGCCCAACCGAACACGCACATGTGGGCCCCTGAAGAAATAGCGACGGTCGGAGAGCTGCTACTGGACATTTCAACCCAACTGGCTAAAAT CTACGGCCTGAGCTACGAGGAGATCGAGAAGGCGCTGCCCCTGATCGACACGTCCAAGACGCTGATCCGGGAGGTGTGCCCGCCCTTCCTGGCAAACGTGGAGTGCCGGCCGGGCAAGTACCGCCGCTACGACGGCCTCTGCACCAACCTGCAGCACCCCACATGGGGCGCCAAGAACACGCCCTTCACCAG GTTGATCGGGCCGCTGTTCGCCGACGGCATGAACGCCCCGCGCATCAGCGTCACCGGCAACCCCTTGCCGCCGGCCAGGGTCGTGTCGCGCACCGTGCACCCGGACGACGGCTACCACGACCACGCGGGCACCGTCATGGTGGTCGCCTGGGGACAGTTCATGGACCACGACTACACCCTCACCGCCACGCCCCTGG ACCCGCACAACCGCAACGAGCCCGAGGAGTGCTGCAACAGGCCGCCGCATCTCAAGAACCCCTACTGCATGGAGATCGATGTCCCAGAGGACGACTACTTCTACAGCCTCTTCAAGCTCCGCTGCCAGGACTTCGTGCGAGGATTTTCTGCTGTCAGGCCCGGATGCAGGCTGG GTTCAAGAACGCCGTTCAACACGCTGCCAGGAGTAATCGACGGGAATACAGTATACGGAGCCTCTGAAAAATTTGCTAA GTTCTTGCGCACTGGCTACGGGGGCTTGCTGAGGATGAACCCAGTGTTCGCCGAGTACGGGCTGAAGGACCTGCTTCCTCTGAAACTGGACATCCCTGACGAGGGCTGCACCAGGCCCAACAAGTCCATGTACTGCTTCGACGGAG GCGAGATCCGAGTGAACGAGCAGCTGGTGCTGACGTGCATGCACACGCTGATGGCGCGCGAACACAACAGAGTCGCCACGGCTCTGGGGCAGATCAACCCCCACTGGGACGACGAGACGATCTACCAG GAAGCCCGCAGGATCACCATAGCAGAGATACAGCACATCACGTACAACGAGTTCCTGCCCATTCTCCTGGGGAAGGAGGTCATGGACAAGTTTGGGCTGCTTCTGCAGAAACAG GGCTATTGGGATGGTTACGACCCTAACGTGAACCCCAACGTAATCGACGCTTTTGCCGCTGCAGCCTTTCGATTCGGCCATTCCCTGTTGCCGACAGCCGTCGAGCGATGGAGCAAGGCGCACAAGTTCATTG CATCCAAGAGACTGTCGGACTTGATCCGTCAGCCCTACGACCTCTACCGAGCTGGAGTCCTGGACGAGTACTTCATGGGCCTGATGAACCAAGTGGCGCAGGCGATGGACGACTCCATCACACAAGAG GTAACCAGTCATTTGTTCAAGAAACCCGGGGCTAGGTTTGGCATGGATCTGGTAGCGTTCAACATGCAACGAGGAAGAGATTTCGGTCTGCCAGGCTACATGGAATTCAG gaaattCTGCGGCCTTAGTGGAGCTGACAATTTCAACGACCTCTTTGGCACTATGTCCAACACCACGATAAACAGATACGACTCCATATATGT GCACCCGTCTGACGTGGATCTGTGGTCGGGGGGCGTGTCGGAGAGACCCCTGCCAGGCAGCATGCTGGGACCCACCTTCGCCTGCATCATCGCCACGCAGTTCAGCTACTCGAGGAGAGGGGACAGGTTCTGGTACGAGCTGCCCAACCAGCCTTCGTCCTTCACGCCAG AACAACTTCAAGAGATCCGGAAGTTGAAGCTGTCGAGAGTGATATGCGACAACACCGACCTCATAGACACCATACAAGTGTACCCCATGGTGCTGCCTGACCATGAGAT CAACCCGAGGGTGCCTTGCAGAAGCGGGATCCTACCGTCAATAGACCTGACCAAGTGGGCGGAGTCCCCGGCTGGACCTGCACTGCTGCTCGACCAGCTgggcaagaagaagaagaagtag